The proteins below come from a single Paramormyrops kingsleyae isolate MSU_618 chromosome 25, PKINGS_0.4, whole genome shotgun sequence genomic window:
- the LOC111861077 gene encoding GTP-binding nuclear protein Ran: MAEGEPQVQFKLVLVGDGGTGKTTFVKRHLTGEFEKKYVATLGVEVHPLVFHTNRGAIKFNVWDTAGQEKFGGLRDGYYIQAQCAIIMFDVTSRVTYKNVPNWHRDLVRVCENIPIVLCGNKVDIKDRKVKAKSIVFHRKKNLQYYDISAKSNYNFEKPFLWLARKLIGDPNLEFVAMPALAPPEVAMDPSLAAQYEHDLKVASETALPDEDDDL, translated from the exons ATGGCGGAAGGAGAACCTCAGGTCCAGTTTAAG CTGGTGCTGGTTGGTGATGGAGGCACAGGGAAGACCACCTTTGTGAAAAGACATTTAACGGGAGAGTTTGAGAAGAAATATGTGG CCACCTTGGGTGTGGAGGTACATCCCCTGGTCTTCCACACCAACCGAGGGGCTATCAAGTTCAACGTTTGGGACACAGCTGGGCAGGAGAAGTTTGGAGGCCTCAGAGATGGCTACTATATACAGG CTCAGTGTGCCATCATCATGTTCGATGTGACTTCACGGGTCACCTACAAGAATGTGCCCAACTGGCACCGTGACCTGGTGCGTGTCTGTGAGAACATTCCCATCGTACTTTGCGGAAACAAGGTGGACATTAAGGACAGGAAGGTCAAGGCCAAGAGCATCGTCTTCCACCGCAAGAAGAACCTACAG TACTATGACATCTCCGCCAAGAGTAACTACAACTTCGAGAAGCCCTTCCTGTGGCTGGCCAGGAAGCTGATTGGTGACCCAAACTTGGAGTTTGTTGCCATGCCGGCGCTTGCCCCCCCCGAGGTGGCCATGGACCCCTCACTCGCTGCACAGTACGAGCACGATCTCAAG GTGGCATCTGAAACAGCGCTCCCAGATGAAGATGACGACCTCTAA